The proteins below come from a single Cervus elaphus chromosome 4, mCerEla1.1, whole genome shotgun sequence genomic window:
- the LOC122692405 gene encoding transmembrane protein 202-like, which produces MSMGFMILAMILSLVLLLAMGFSFRPALRRLNKTDLVFSTLSSFTGLLILLSLTLFIANCEMLQPRPHISYLVTTYLSWGAGALMLWAGILSYLNYMGMWGKGTPSMERRMSYRRWASLQSTWKSISEPSSDAGSKHTEDLSV; this is translated from the exons ATGAGCATGGGCTTCATGATCCTGGCCATGATCCTGTCTCTAGTCCTCCTCTTGGCCATGGGCTTCTCCTTCCGGCCAGCGCTCCGCCGTCTTAACAAGACTGACCTCGTCTTCAGTACCCTCAGCTCCTTCACTG GGCTCCTGATTCTCCTCAGCCTGACGCTCTTTATAGCCAACTGCGAGATGCTCCAACCCAGGCCACACATATCCTACCTGGTGACCACCTACCTGAGCTGGGGTGCCGGCGCCTTGATGCTGTGGGCCG GAATCCTGAGCTACTTAAACTACATGGGCATGTGGGGCAAAGGGACGCCCTCCATGGAACGGCGGATGAGCTACCGCCGGTGGGCCTCGCTGCAGAGCACCTGGAAGTCCATATCCGAACCGTCGTCGGATGCAGGGTCCAAGCACACCGAAGACCTGTCTGTTTAA
- the KLK1 gene encoding kallikrein-1 isoform X2, whose protein sequence is MEFSSNYQVWLGRHNLFEDEDTAQFAVVSEDFPNPGFNLSLLENHTRQPGEDYSHDLMLLRLQEPLQLTEDVQVLGLPTEEPQLGATCLASGWGSIKPDEFSYPDDLQCVDLTLLPNEKCAAAHPQEVTESMLCAGNLEGGKDTCVGDSGGPLICEGMLQGITSWGHIPCGSPNKPSVYTKVILYLDWINKTMTDNP, encoded by the exons atggaattctccag caaTTACCAGGTCTGGCTGGGTCGCCACAACCTGTTTGAGGACGAAGACACGGCCCAGTTCGCCGTTGTCAGTGAGGACTTCCCAAACCCCGGATTCAACCTAAGCCTCCTGGAGAACCACACCCGCCAGCCAGGGGAGGACTACAGCCACGACCTCATGCTGCTCCGTCTGCAGGAGCCCCTCCAGCTCACCGAGGACGTGCAGGTCCTCGGCCTGCCCACCGAGGAGCCCCAACTGGGGGCCACCTGCCTCGCCTCCGGCTGGGGCAGCATCAAGCCGGATGAGT TCTCTTACCCAGACGACCTCCAGTGTGTGGACCTCACCCTCCTGCCCAATGAGAAGTGTGCCGCAGCCCACCCCCAGGAGGTGACAGAGAGCATGCTGTGTGCTGGAAACCTAGAGGGCGGCAAGGATACCTGCGTG GGTGACTCAGGGGGCCCGCTGATCTGCGAGGGTATGTTGCAAGGAATCACGTCATGGGGCCACATCCCGTGTGGCTCTCCCAATAAGCCCTCCGTCTACACCAAAGTGATTTTGTATCTGGATTGGATCAATAAGACCATGACTGACAACCCCTGA
- the KLK1 gene encoding kallikrein-1 isoform X1, giving the protein MWFPALCLALSLAGTGAALRIHPRIVGGQECEKHSQPWQVAIYHFSTFQCGGVLVAPQWVLTAAHCKSNNYQVWLGRHNLFEDEDTAQFAVVSEDFPNPGFNLSLLENHTRQPGEDYSHDLMLLRLQEPLQLTEDVQVLGLPTEEPQLGATCLASGWGSIKPDEFSYPDDLQCVDLTLLPNEKCAAAHPQEVTESMLCAGNLEGGKDTCVGDSGGPLICEGMLQGITSWGHIPCGSPNKPSVYTKVILYLDWINKTMTDNP; this is encoded by the exons GCGCTGCGCTCCGCATTCATCCCCGGATCGTCGGAGGCCAGGAGTGTGAGAAGCATTCCCAGCCCTGGCAGGTGGCTATATACCACTTCAGCACCTTCCAGTGCGGGGGCGTCCTGGTGGCCCCCCAGTGGGTGCTCACAGCCGCTCACTGCAAGAGCAA caaTTACCAGGTCTGGCTGGGTCGCCACAACCTGTTTGAGGACGAAGACACGGCCCAGTTCGCCGTTGTCAGTGAGGACTTCCCAAACCCCGGATTCAACCTAAGCCTCCTGGAGAACCACACCCGCCAGCCAGGGGAGGACTACAGCCACGACCTCATGCTGCTCCGTCTGCAGGAGCCCCTCCAGCTCACCGAGGACGTGCAGGTCCTCGGCCTGCCCACCGAGGAGCCCCAACTGGGGGCCACCTGCCTCGCCTCCGGCTGGGGCAGCATCAAGCCGGATGAGT TCTCTTACCCAGACGACCTCCAGTGTGTGGACCTCACCCTCCTGCCCAATGAGAAGTGTGCCGCAGCCCACCCCCAGGAGGTGACAGAGAGCATGCTGTGTGCTGGAAACCTAGAGGGCGGCAAGGATACCTGCGTG GGTGACTCAGGGGGCCCGCTGATCTGCGAGGGTATGTTGCAAGGAATCACGTCATGGGGCCACATCCCGTGTGGCTCTCCCAATAAGCCCTCCGTCTACACCAAAGTGATTTTGTATCTGGATTGGATCAATAAGACCATGACTGACAACCCCTGA